The genomic stretch GTTCATCATAATGGGCCAATGCCATCCGGGTCAATGCCACGGCTCCCTGTTCCTTTTCCTCAACGGGTGGCAGGTTGCTGACAAAGGAGCTGTGTACCGAATCCCGGTCCAGGATCACTCCCTCAATTTCCGAGTTGGCGACAATTTCCTCAGTCAACACATCCTCAAATCCGGGGCCGCCCTTGCCAAGCCGGGCAAGCCGCTTATCCAGCGCCGCCACCTCGATACGAAACGCCTCTTCCAAAGGCTTTACCACAGCAGGGTTGTGGTAAAAGTGAGGAAAGGCAGGATCCTGCCAGAGGTAAGTGCTCATCGTGTCGGATATTTTATAGGTTTATACGCCATGTCGGATAAAAAGACATTTATCCGACATGGTATCAAATGTCAAGGTGCCCGACAGGTGCCCGACATCGGATAAAAAGGCCTGTTCACTCAGGTGGGCGGCATGCCGCGGGGAAGGCTGGCGTGCCTATGCCAGACGTAGCTCTCGCCATTCGAGAGCCTCGGGAAGAGGGTGGTAGGCTTTTTCTTTGGGTAGAATGAGCGGTCTGTTGGCCAGAGACATGAGCTCCATTTCCCCGGCTTGGCGGGAATCGAGTTCTTTACTGACCAACCAAAGGTAGTCCGGGCTTGGGGCTATGAGAGATCGATCCATTGCCCAGTGATGATTTTTGCACAAAGCGAGACCATTTCGAGGGTGATCATTGTGGCTTTCGGAGAATGGAATGATGTGTGCCGCATCCACGATAGTTGCTCCATCTGGACGGCGTAGTCTGAGTCCGCACGCAGCACATTGATGTTCGTATACTTGGACGACAATGCGTCTAAAGCCAGCTGATCTTCCTGGCGCTTGGTATTCTTCCTTGTCCTCTTTGATGATAGGAACGGCCATTTGGGGGTGCAGAAGGATGTCTCTGTACTGAGGGAAATATCGCGAGATGAGGACGTCGTGCAATCTAGTTCGCGTGTCCTTGTCTAGCATGAGGTTCCATAGGT from Akkermansiaceae bacterium encodes the following:
- a CDS encoding HNH endonuclease, which codes for YEIVKSENDRNTPLNPYFYLRSEEFWVHVPTQGNETAVEALSSPPSIGKLPQLIAGAQLDPDLWNLMLDKDTRTRLHDVLISRYFPQYRDILLHPQMAVPIIKEDKEEYQAPGRSAGFRRIVVQVYEHQCAACGLRLRRPDGATIVDAAHIIPFSESHNDHPRNGLALCKNHHWAMDRSLIAPSPDYLWLVSKELDSRQAGEMELMSLANRPLILPKEKAYHPLPEALEWRELRLA